From a single Nicotiana tomentosiformis chromosome 2, ASM39032v3, whole genome shotgun sequence genomic region:
- the LOC138906229 gene encoding uncharacterized protein: MHNDEQRRLERFGRFQLPSFSGTEGEDAQGFLDSWWEAYERRRPVGAVPLTWQMFSGLFLEKFVPQSHREESRRQFEQLRQDDMSATQYEMRFSELGRHAIWLVPTDRERIKRFIDGLTFQPRLLMTRERERESGATFDEVVNIARQIEMVRN, translated from the exons ATGCATAATGATGAGCAAcgtcgattggagaggtttgggagattcCAGcttccatctttcagtggtaccgagggagaggatgcacagggcttcttggacag ttggtgggaggcttatgagaggcgtaggccggtcggcgcagtACCCCTTACATGGCAGatgttctccggtctattcctggagaagttcgtgccacagtcccacagagaggagtcgcgtaggcagtttgagcagcttcgtcaggatgATATGTCTGcaacgcagtatgagatgagattttcagagttaggccgtcatgctatctggttggttcccacagacagggagaggatcaagaggtttatagatggcctcacttttcaaccACGATTGCTTAtgacgagagagagagagagagagtctggtgctacttttgatgaggttgtcaacattgctcgtcagattgagatggttcgcaacTAG
- the LOC138906230 gene encoding uncharacterized protein has translation MGIVESNRVNFDVFQMTGSAKRQFERLQQGSMTFTQYETRFVDLARLAIVLPPTEKERVRRFIDGLTYTIRIQMAKETWSDISFQAVVNIARRIEIVRAQERGPVSDKRPRHSGNFRGASSPTFSAHSAPISALSLQSHYSGFPARSGQLQLQQPQQHDGCYECRNIGHIRRYCPRLSSNRSQQDSHAIKATPVAPSPAS, from the exons atgggaatagttgAAAGCAACAGAGTCAATTTTgatgtgtttcagatgactggttccgccaagag gcagtttgagcgtctccagcagggtagtatgacttttacccagtatgagacccgatttgtggacttagcacGTCTTGCCATCGTCTTGCCTCCTACTGAaaaggagagagtgaggagattcattgatggactcacttatactatcaggattcagatggccaaggagacatggagtgatatttccttccagGCAGTTGTGAATATTGCTAGGCGGATCGAGATAGTTCGTGCTCAggagagagggccagtgtcagataagaggccccgtcattccggTAATTTTAGAGGAGCATCATCT ccaacatttagtgcacattcagctcctatcagtgcactatcgctccagagtcactacagtgGTTTTCcagcccgttcgggtcagcttcagcttcagcagccacaacaacatgatgggtgttatgagtgtaggaacattggtcacatcaggaggtattgccctaggttgtcgagcaacagaTCTCAGCAGGATTCTCATGCCATCAAAGCAACACCAGTTGCTCCATCGCCggccagctag